One Nicotiana tabacum cultivar K326 chromosome 23, ASM71507v2, whole genome shotgun sequence genomic window, TCATTATTGTAAATGAAAATACATaagacattaaaaaaaaaaacaatatctTACTGCAAGCTTTCCGTTGCAATGATTGCACCTAAAACATGTATTATGATAAACAACACCATTTGTAGATATCATCTCTGCAATATAAACAGTTTTTTCACAAGCTATACATTTCTGTTGGCTTCCTGAAAAAGCCATTTTGCTTTTTGATTATTATTTCAAGTCTAACTGGGAATTGAGATTTGAAATCCTTTTCATTCGAAAATCAATAGCAAGGATTTCAATCTCTAAATTCCCAAAGTTATAACAatagaaaacaaacaaaaaatatgaGTAACATGGTTTGCTATTTCTTTCTACTAACTAGAACAAACTCCATAGAACGAGTGGAGAAGCAAAATTTTTGCTAACGCTAAAGCCACGTAATGAAAAAGTAGTTAATTCAGTTGGCAGctaaaaaatgaaattgaaataaataaataaataaatagatcattttaaagaaaatttaaaaagatAATAAAAGGGAATGAAAAAGGGTAGGGAAAAGGAAACTTATTACTAATATAGACCGGAAATTAGAGTAAATGTTATAGGGATATGATTTTTTCATCCTTAACTAGAGGTCTCAGATTGAGACTTGAGAATGAAAAAATCATTGGTTGAGAGCTTTTCCCCCTTTAATGTGCTTTATGTGGCACGAATGCAGATTAATCACGGCCTCAGAGCGGATATCGGACACCGAAGTGAGAAACAAAAAGTAACATGAAAAATTGAACCAACTTAACAGAAATTCTGAGTTTTTGTTCATAACACATGATTGTTCTATCAAAAATATAATCAAGTACTTGCTCTATACACAAAAGGATCAATCATTAAGCAATTATACCCAACCAACTCaaagaaataaaactagaaaTATCATGGTAACAaataaggagaaaaagaaaaacagaatgCAGAGTCTGCATATGATTGTTTTTGAgatatttgataaaaaaaatttagCGGCCAAAGCAACCCAAGAACTTTTTGGGAATTCCAGTAGCATGAAATTTTGCAGCAGTTTCCTCTACTTTTAGAAAATCTTGGCCTCGATTTGCTTCAATTAGTGCCCTCTTTTCTTCTGCTTCCCTGTGAATTACAGCCATCTTGTTCTTCATCTTCTCTTCATATTCTGCCTTCTTCCTCTCAAATTCTTCCTGCTCAGTTAGAGGTACATGAGAAGCATATATATGACCAGAATTCAGGGGTGTCAAATGGGCGGGTTGAGCCGATTTTGGGCGGGTCAAAATGAGTTGAGTCAATAAATTAGCGTGCCAATTTTCTCGCCCAAAAATTACTTGGGTTGAAATAGGCTGGGTTAAGATGAACTAAAATTCGGATCATAACCCAACCCGCCAAACTCTTACCAAACTTTAGTTAAtatgtattattttcttattaattgtataattattaaataagacttttcttcttttgttatgattatatataacatatcaaacgaAAAAGAATTATTTCTAAGATATTTTGGCAAAGTTCAATTTGGTTTAAAAATCAGCCCAACTTTAAATGGGTTAGAGATGAGTTGAATCAAGATGGACTGAGTTTAATAAATTGACGGATCAATAACCAGCTCAACCTTGGGCGGGTTTGGCGGGTCATTTGGCCATGAGCCAAATTTGACAGCCCTAACAAGAATTTAAAAGAATTGAATTTttaggttgtctacatcacacctcATTGTGGTGCGGCCCTTCCCCAAGCCCTGCGTGAACGCAAAATGCTTCGTGTACCGGGCTACCCTTTTGAATTTTACTTTTCCAGATACATCCCCTATCATGAAAAGTAGTCTAGGAAATCATAAAAATGTGATCTTGAACTAAACTAGCAAGAGTAATTTCTTTCATATATTAGTAAACTAGCAAAAGTAATTCTTATCCCTAACTCATTTAGCTATTAAAAGTGGAAACAATAGGAAGTTGCATGCTTGATCAGAAAATGACACcagggtaaaaaaaaaaaaaaaaaaaaaaaaaaaaactcaaaaagtgACAGCAGTTAAATGATATGTACTAAGTAAATCAAAATTTCACCTCAATTTGTTTCAGCTCAAATTCTATAGTTGCCTTCTTAGAGTTCTCCCAAGCTCCAACAGCAGACAACTTTTTAAATGCCCTGATATTTGTTGAAAATCATGACTATTATCAACAATCCAAAATAAAAACCTTACATGAAAATTGATATCAACAGATAAACAGTGAAAATACATAATGGGAGAGCCTAGGCGAATTCCGCATCGACAAAACACGGAAGAGATACTGGGAATATAAGTTAACAAACCTTAAATTCTAGTGACGCATTTTAAAGTCATATGACCTATGTCCAAAACGGACAATATCGTGGGATAAAGtgttatacatacatatataggTGTTGCAAATTCCTGTGGATTGTCATCCTTTATTCTAAATAAGCATTTCATTGAACATTGTGATATTTCTGTGTCAATTTTTATTTCCTAAAACAATTTTCCCATGTCCTAGCTGAAATAAAATTGCAGGACCATAGACTAGTACAGAATGCAAATAATTCCAAGAAAGTTGGATGTAACAGCATTGAAGGCACATTCAGTTCATTTTGTGTTCACCTAACAAATAAAAAAGTACGCTTATTTTctcttatcattttttttttcctgttGATATTGATTGccaaaatgaataaataaaatacatgaaTAAAAAGGAATAGAGTTGGAAAAATCAGGAGGGAAAATCATATACTTGTTATCAGCCTTTGTTTTTTCATTGTCTTCCCATGCCTTGATCAAAGCCAATCTTTTCTCTGATTCAACTTTCATAAGGGCAGCATCTAAAAAACCAAAAATACCATATAATTATAAAAACCAACATtcctttcaaaagtgaaataaagaaAGTTACTCAATGGGGAATAGGAATATTAAACTAAAAGATTTTGAGAACAGCCTTTAAAAATTTTACAAAATTAAGTCCTTTAAACTATAGTTTTTCAATTAGTTGTACCTTTCAAGGTTTCACTTCACcgccttatttttcttttttctaaaagCTTATTCTTAATAATTCCCTTAATCAAGACAGTTTCCAAAATGTTCTCATTTTGGAAATGGTTCTCAAAAGTACCCCATAAATTataaatgaataataataataataataataataaaggcaaattaattagacaaaactaaatttaaaaaaaaaattacctctGTCCTTGGAACCCCCTGTACTTCTCTGAATCCCAGAATCTGCAGCCTCTGTCAGAAACCCAAGATTTTAACCAATCAACACTCCTTAAATTAAAATGGCAAAAAATAGTCCTAAAAACTACAATAAAAGACAGTTTGATGCACAAAATATCCCGCATTCATGTAGTGTTCGAGGAGGTATCGTACCCCTAAGGGTGTGACGTAGatagcctaccctaatgcaaatATTAGTGACTGCTTCTACGGTTCAAACAAGTGACTTATAAGTCACACGATGACAACTTTACCATTGATTCAAGACTCTCCTTCCTCTTCAAAACTACAATATACAGTGACAAACCAATAAAATACAAAAGAGAAATCTCTGATATGTAAGCAAAAAATATacacaaaatacaacaaagaaaaagtattttaaaaatgaatACTAGTATATACTTTCTGGAGCAGGAGGAGGAGGTTTAGAGGGAGAGATTTGCTCTTTATTATCCTCTATTAATGGAACAAGAGCAAGAGCATTTTCTTCAACTTCCTCTTTTGGCTCATTTTTGTGGTCATTTTCTTGAGTTTCTTTAGAAGCTATTGGAGAAACTACAAGAGTTGCTTCTTCTCCCATTGATGTTAAACTTATATGAAAATGTTGTGCTGTGTTTTTGATATAAATATACTAAGCCCAAATTTTTGAATATTCAAGAACCTCAAAGAGTCAAATGAAAATAGAGAAAACAAAAGAGAGATAAAGGAAGTAGAAAGAGAGTAGGTAGAAATAGATATATATAAAGGAAGCTGCCAAAAAAAGTTATATAGAGATCATCACAGATAGGGAAGGATTATCCTTCTCTGATGTTAATAAGAATTCTTATGAAAGTTAAactcttttttaaaatttaaattagatACAGTAAGATTTTATTTACCATACCTGTGATTACAAGTTAGTTATCATCTTTATCAGTTTACTTATTTATGCTTATCAAATAGTTAAAATATACAAATATTTTTACATCAGTACATAAGTAAACTCTTTTTCAAAAGAACAGTTTGGGAATGTATATGCACCTTAATTTGACTGTTACACGAATCATAATGGTtcctattaattattttttacagTTATATATACGATAGACCTATGAGCAGGGATGCAAGCTTTAGACTACAGGTTAAACTGAACTCATAACTTTTGACACGAAGTAtaaattatatgtaaaaatttattaaatctcaacaaatattagatttgaacccataattttaacaatataataaatataatgtCGGAAATCTTATGATTGAATTAAAATAATCAAGGAATGGTTGTGGTATGTTGAACAACCAAAATCTTGTAGTCCAAGGTCAAAAATATAACGATAATATTCAAAAGCAACTGTAAATGAATAGAACCGATTTAATTACATATGAATTTTAAATTACAAGTAATTACACCAAAAATTGTACACGGTACTCAACGCACAAGTCACAACCATTTTACGTCACACTAATGAGTAAACTAAAATACTAAATGATTTCTTATCATCTGTCCAATTTTTAGCAGATAAAGCTATTTGATATTTATGCTGACAAGAGGTAAGAAATATTTCGTAAAATTAGTCGAGATGAACTGGTCCGAGCAACACgattataaaaaaaaagtaaattaaaaagaatatGAAAATTGTTCTCAAGAAACACGTTGAATGATTGAATTATCTATTCTCCAATAATGCATATCTTAGctgatactccctccgttcacttttacttgataagtatactaaaaatagatttttatttttacttgtcactatACACATATCAAGAGAAGATAAATTTTTCCCATGTTTTACCCTTAATTTATTAACCAACATTTTTTGAATAAATAATGGTTAATTGTAGCTTTCCaatgctcggtattggaattcaTAGAGAATTTTTCATTATCCCCTTCGTTAAACACAAAAGTTCACTAAAATCATCTTTTATTCTCTTGTTCTTTGGAGTATTTTTTTCTTCAGAAgttatttgggaatttgggttcaATTATTGAGTATCAATTAATAGGGTTATTGTGGTAAAACTATCGTGTCAATCATTATTTTTTAAggggcgtgaaaagtcaaaacaTGTCAAGTGAAAGTGAATGGAGGAAGTATTAGTCATCAATTAAATTTTCCAGGTATTGAAATAAGTAGGAGTAATTAATTGTAAAAGTTAGTAATGCTGATGGATTTCTATCTTCATATTGCTTTCCTTGTTTTGCCAATTGTAAAGCATCAGTGTCTATGAGTTCGTGATTCCTGACACATAAGGCAATCGTGCTTTATTATCTAAAGTTGACAAGTAATTAATCTTTATTAATTCATTTGGGacaatattatatttaaagtttTATAGTTCAACTGTTACGAGTAGTACTATTTATACAATACTGACAGTTGTGAaagttagtattttttataaCGTAATATGCTTAAGATAAGGTCAACACCCTAATTGATGACGAATGATTCTTTTAATGTGATAACCTCATTAGCAAATATTTAGGTGGTGTTTAGATTTTATTTTGGTACAGTTTTTTGAAAAgatctttttaaaaaaagaaaaaaaaggtactCCCTTCGTCTCTAacattgtatttttcttttactcgcccattaaaaaaattataaataggaGGGTTTTTTTGACAATTTTACCGTATAATCTatcttcattgaatatttattctataATTGAGGAGTAGTCTTCAAGAATAATTACTATTATTAAgggtaaagaaaaaataattaattttataacttCTAAAActacaaataatttgagacaccTATTTTTAAAAATCACGACAGATAATTTGAGACAGAGAGATTAttttcttgggatcagtttctggaAACTACTTTTTtgacaaattttttttttttgtggagtTTGCAGCACcaagataaaatttaaaaccaatcAACATAAAATTTTACTTCCAAAACGTAAAAAAGTCAAATTAACAAGCCTATTTCTTACCTTACAAAGCGTAAAAAAGTCACATAAAATTTAAACCATTCAGAAAAACCTCTCACCCTAATTATAGGCTTTTCAGAATTTAATACCGACCCTTCCCATATAAAGTCACTTTTCTATAATTGTTAATTTTACTGTCGGCACTAATTTAGCGGCAAAAGTCAGATTGATTTGGAATTTGGATAGTGTTACCGTAACTGAGCCAAACGGACCAAATTCATTTGTTGTTTAACAAAACTGATTACAATTAGAAGATTTCTGACTATAACTAAATAAAGACGAAACATGTTATCCAATTGTTGCAGTGTGTTTTATTAAACTTGCTTCTATTAATGCTAATTATCAACTAACAATCAATGTCAAACCCGTGATGTTAAACCATCGATTGTAATGCTAGTATTATGTCAAGTTGCATATATGTTGACTAATTCACCTTATAGATCGATATAACCCACAACAAATATTGTAGGCAGCAGTGAATCCAGAATTTTAAGTTTGTGGGTGCTTCACTTTTTTAACATAAAGTTACTATATAACACATAGTATAAGTGCACAATTATTTGAACACGATAATAAAAAGAGTTAAATAAGAAAATTACACTTAATATTATCATTCAAAAGATACTTCTGTTCACAAGCCACAAATATACTAGActttttatattataaaaaagataatataataatattattgCTTACACTTGCAAATATCTTAAGCTTTATATATCAAATTAAACAACCATATAAAATTTCAAGAAGGGCTTGGAGTTTTTTGGAAGCTAATTTTTTCTATCATTTTCTATAATCAATCAgataaagcaaaaaggaaaaataaaaaaaggaactAAATCAAGAAGCCATCAATAAAGTCtactaaaagaaataaaaaagaactaGTTTGGGGCAAAAAAATTGCCGTATGCTGAAAAGAAACGACAACAATAAGACCTAAACTATAAAGagtaaaatgcacataagttTAGCGTAGACTGGCAGGATCGAACCCTCGCCACACCCGCGTCAACAAGCTCTCAgcactaggggtgttcaaaaccgagctgaaatcgaaaaccgaaccgaaaccgaagcttaatggcttattggtatcggtttaacggtttaacggacggggaacggattaaattttttttattaacggcttatcggtttgggggcgaattattcaattttcttaacggataatccgttaacccgttaagaatatatatatatatatatatatatatatatatatatatatatatatatatatatatatatatatataaaatttatttttatccatatatatatatattaaataatcaaaaacccttcttccacttccagtactctatctattactaatttactattagacATTTAGTTATAATTTACTATTCCAGTTAGTTACTATTAGATAATTTTGATGTCATGTGTTATACCCAGTGttctcttctatttcttctgATAGTTATAAGTTGTTAATAGGCTCATCCCCAGAGATGATTCTACTGGGAAATACGCTGGAATGTAGctctatatttcttctatttagctctcttcttaggtgccatattcTATAGAATGGAATGTAGTCTGCTGAGCataggaattttattttgagtcacaACGGTCAGCAAACAATCCGATAAatcgcccgataagagctaaaccgataccaatccgcccgatatcttatcgggtggctagcggattaatacatttaaaagccgataaccgataagccaaaccgttaagactaaataaccgcccaatccgcccgataagcagcctaCTCAGCACCCATCCCCTACCAAAGTCACCATATCCCCTAACGTATTGAAAATGATCCAAAAATATCCTCCATTAATCTTTTGGTCCGTAAATACCCATAACGTTTGTTTTTGGGTTCAAACTTACCCCTATATCTAACAGAACTAACttggtcaattttttgactttaactTCGCCATGTGATATTTCCTTAACCCGCTACGTGTATTATTTGTAGTAAATAAAATCCACCCGTATCTTTAAAATACCCAACGACCCTGACCCGCTCCTATATATTTGGACGGTCagctaaaaataattatattcgctagttaaatataaaaataaatatacattgattatatataaaaatatgtatattatacattaatattttaatatatattttacatgatattatttttagaaaaaattatGCGGTGTAGTTTTTCCGTCAAATTTTGTAAATCTTAACAAGTTtaacaaatataaattttaatttgcaAACATAAAAATGATAATGTTCTATTTATATGACCTTCTAAAGGAGAAGCAAAGAAACATATGGAAAGAAAATTCTTTAAAACCATTAATTATATACATATCCAACTGCTTAGCACATTAATGGACTTCACTTGATATTTTCAATAGGAACTAATAGTGTTTTAATATATCACGATAGAGCTAAAATATTAGCAAAATCTGTCGTTCCATTGTCAGATTTGCTTAATAAATTCGAGATAGATCATAATTAATAGAAAAAACCACACCATACAATTtctcctaaaaataatttcatgtaaaatatatagtaaaatattaatgtataatatacatatttttatatataattcatgtatttttttttaatatttaacaagcgaatataattatttttagccgacTATTCAAATATATAGGAGCAGGTCAGGGTCATTGGGTATTTTAAAAGATACATGCGGGTTTTATTTAATACAAATAATACACGTGGCAGGTTAAAGAAATGCCACATGGCGAAGTTAAAATCAAAAAACTAACCAGGTTAGTTCGGTTAGATATAGGGGTAAGTTTGAGCCCAAAAATAAAACGTTAGGGGGATTTGCGGACCAAAAGGTTAACAGAGGGTATTTTTGAGCCATTTTCAATACGTTAGGGGTATTGTTGGCCCTTTTACataatttctatatcattatacATACTCAGCGTCGGGGTTAATGGGTGCTCCAACACCCACAAAGCTCTATGTAAATCCGCCCCTGGTTGTAGGCGAACCTACTTTAGGGGAACTTTCAAAAATGACTATCTTTTAATGAGCTTTTAACAATTCGTAGTTACATTTTATGTATTTACTTTTCGTAGCTAGTTTTGAACAATTCGTTGTATTTGAATACACTGTTCAgctgtatttttttattttttatttttcttttcctgtgTATTTGAGTGTATTCGAATACGCTGTTCAGTTGTATCCAACATTATTTGATGTGGCAAGGTTGAACATATTCGACTGTATTTGAAGGTATTTACACTAAAAAAAATGACGAAATGAAGAATACAGTCAAATTCGATCAAACTCAGGCGAAAATGCAAAATACACTATATTTAAAAAGGAAGAATACAATCAAACCAGTCGGATCTCTGGTGAAATACAAAATATCACTGTAAATACtctgaaaaaaatgaagaaaacattCAAATCCTTTTAAACATTAATTGTatttaactaaaaaaataaagaatacagTCAAATCTCCGGCAAGAATACAAAATATAccgtatttaaaaataaagaatacaatcaAAACCCGTCGGATCTCcagtaaaaatccaaaatacactTTGGATCTCTGACGAAAATACAAAATACACTGTATTTATACAACGATTTTCCGATGTGAAAGGTAGTGGGGAAGAAAAAGGCAGCTTCTTTTTCCGACGTGAAAAGTAGTGGTAAAGGAATAAGTCTCAGGTAAGACGAATATACTAAGATGTGAGAtacaaagaaggagaagaagccaTGGATTCAAACATCTCCGTTAGATCTAGATCCGGTGACGCTTCCAATCTTCCTCCTCCATTGTTTTCGCTACCAGTAATGGATTGATCGTAACTTCATGATTTCATATCTGGACTTGACGGCGGGTGACGACGGTGTTTAAGGGTGATTCGCGGTGAAGGGGTATACGGCGGAGGGTGGTGATATGTGGGGAAGAGAGAAAGAGGCGGCTGTTTAGTTGGGCTTCATAGAGGTCCGCCAGAGAATACGGTCGACGATGACTTCTCTGTTGCCGAGGGAGAAGAGAGAGGTGAAAATGAGAGAAAGTTGagggagaagagagaaagaggtttAAGAGAAAAGATTATACAGTGGAATAACTCTATGTATTTGGTATTAGTTATGATAGgtaaattgaaaattcattgtaactatgaaaaataattaaattaaaagataGCTATAATCCGTTAATAGCTCTTAGATTTAGATTTGAATGGTAAATTTTCCTAAAATATTTCAGTTTGGCACTGGATTCAAATCGGCCCATATTTGGGATAGTTGGTTGTCTTTGGTTTCGATTACCAGAATTTGAGAAGCAATTTATGCAATTTTCATACTTTACTTGCACACCCAAAGATATTCTTATATATGTTTTATGCGTCACATTACAAAGTTTAAATTTGATTCCTAGTATACACCTCACCATTGCCAATAGGGGTGGAGCTGAATAATTGGCTAGAAGTTTTGTTAAACTTAGTAGCTTTGgttcaaattatatatttgtcttaaaaatattattaaatttatacGAATTATTAATCCAGTAATCAATATCTTAAAAGAATTATAATTTTGAACTCATAAGCTTCAAATCTTAACTCGTTTTTAATTgtcaaatattaaataaaaaaaagagtttgcaCTATCTCCGCATGTTTTCGTGTAAAGAGAGATCCAAGCGTGAAAACAGAAACGATAAGGGCCAGAAAAACCTCGAGAACCAACACACGTACTCTGCTGTGGACTGCGCACCTGGGAATCATTGATACCAGCGGACCAAAATAAAAACAcagaaaaaaatgcaaaaatttgGAGTTGCTGGTTTACTGGAAAACATTGGTCCC contains:
- the LOC107829291 gene encoding remorin-like, which produces MGEEATLVVSPIASKETQENDHKNEPKEEVEENALALVPLIEDNKEQISPSKPPPPAPEKAADSGIQRSTGGSKDRDAALMKVESEKRLALIKAWEDNEKTKADNKAFKKLSAVGAWENSKKATIEFELKQIEEEFERKKAEYEEKMKNKMAVIHREAEEKRALIEANRGQDFLKVEETAAKFHATGIPKKFLGCFGR